The genomic interval AACAAGTTGGTCCAGCGAGTGTTGATCCCATCGGCGGCGGAATCGAATGCGGTGTGCGCGCTATAGATCGCCACACCGGCTCGGATCAAACGCAGCAGCATGACGCCGGTGACGTTGTCCGAGGTGATCTTGGCAAGTGGTTGAAACGGTAGCGGATGATGCGTGATGATCACATCTGCATTCTCCGCGACGGCTTCGTCCACCACCGTGGGCGAGATGGTCAGGCAGGTCATGACCCGGGTGATCGTTTGCGAACGATCACCGATCAGAAGGCCGACATTGTCCCACGACTCGGCCAGTTTCAGCGGCGCGAGTTGAGCGAGGGACTGGCAGAGGTTATCCAGGGGAATCGTCACGTGGTCGGATTTCCTCGCGACGCTGGTCTACTTGGGAGCAATCATGCAGATCATCCGTCGACCGTGCTGCTGCGGCGTCGTTTCGACTTTGCCGTGTTCGCTGAGCAGCTCGATGACTTGTTCCATGACCTTTCGGCCTTCTTCGATGTGAGCCATCTCACGACCGCGGAACAGGACGCTGACTTGCACTTTGTCTTTGTGCTCCAAGAATTTCTCCGCGCGACGGATCTTCGTGCGGATGTCCTCGTCACCGGTCTTGGGACGCAACCGAATCTCTTTGGTCTTGGTATGCGTCTGGTGGCGATTGGTTTTCTTGTTCTTGTCGTACTTGTACTTGCCGTAATCCATGATTCGGCAAACCGGCGGTCGCTCATTGGGCGCCACCTCGACGAGATCAAGCCCGGCTTCCCTGGCTCGTTCCAACGCTTCTTCAGTCGGGATGACCCCTAACTGTTCCCCGGTTTCGCTAACGACGCGAATGGGGGTGATGCGGATGTTGTTGTTGATGCGAGTTTGATCGCGATTCTCTGGTTGGTTGTTTCTGCGTGCCAATGCCACAAAAGGTAAGTCTCCGGCTGGTGGGCGTTCCAGCGCATCTTGGGATGAAGAGGATTCGTACGGCACTCGGTAGGTGTGCCGCGTAGGGTCCTACAAGACCCGACATGGATTCCAAAACAAAGGTGAAAGGGACAGGATGCTATCAGATCGTTTGATCTCACAGCTTACAAACAATAGGTCATCGGGAGGGGGATTTAAGCCCCGACTCCCCTTGACTGGTGTTGACGCAAGTATCCGGGGGTGTGATAGCGAGCGTCAACAGTGAAAAACACGGATTCCCCGAGTTTTAACGCTTATCCGAGTCCCGGAAGGGCGCCGACGGGTCAAAAACGGAAACTTTCGGCCAAGTTTTTACGCGCAGGCTACTGCATCTTGGCGGCTTCGGCGTTCCATTGAGGGCTGCCGGGCGGGTCGGGATACTCGGTGGGCTTGCCCAAATCGAAGTCGCTGGGCTGCATGTTTCGATCGGCAAAGTAGCTTTTTTCCTTGATAAAACCGTAGAAACTGGGGTGAAATGGATCGACGAATTCCACGTCCGCCTTGGCAGGCACGTCACGACCGGTCAGGTGAAAGGCGGCGTTGACGATCAGACGACGCAGGTCTGCGTCCAGAAAATCAACCGAGGCACCCGCCGTCGTGCAAAACGAATTTCCTTTTTTGCCCGAATCGGACACATAGGGGTGCAGCCAAGCAAGCGGTTGCATCGGGTCGTTCTTGGGGCCATCCACATTGGGCGATTCCGGATCGAGCGTCTGAGTGACGGCGGCTCGCAGCAGAATCGAATCGGCATCGGTCAAGTGCGTCACGCCGTAGACATCCGAGAGCGCAAAGATCTCGCCCACGGAATTGAGGATGGGATGCTTTTCGTTTTCCGCAACGACAACGCTGCGGGCACCCTCGCGTTTGTGTTGTCCATGGTGGTTGACCCACTGTTCGCCCAACACCAGCAAGCCGAACTTGCCGTACGAGATACTGTCGCCAAAGGAGCCTCTGCCATTGAACGCGTGGGTCGAGGTTCGAATCCCAATCACCGGTTTTCCCGCGTTGAGAAAGTCGGTGATGTATTTGGCGTCCTCTTCGCTCGGGGTTCGGAACCGAGTTCCAATGATCATCAAATCGGCGTCCGCCAGCGAGTCCCAGCCCCGTACGCCTTGCGAGTTGTTGGGGTCGATGTAACTGCCGTCGGCCGAAAGTGAAAACAGGACGGTGCAATGGAAGCCATGTTTCTTGCTGAGCAACTTGGCCAGCATCGGCATCGTTTCTTCGGTGCGATACTCCTCGTCGCCGGAAACCAACACGACTCGTTTGGCGTTGGCGTCGTCAACGGCAAAGACCAATCGGTCCGGCTGTGCAGCGGAAAGGACGGATGAGCTGATCCAAGCGATCAGCAACATGGGGGCGAAAACTCGAAGCATGGCGTGCTTCCTGCCGATGGAGGGAATGGGACGGGAGAGTCCAAGATTATACTCGGTTTTGAGACCGGGGCAGGTCAGCCTGGAAAGGCTGACGTACGGGTTGTCGCGAGTCAGCCTGGAAAGGCTGACGTACGATAGGCTGACGTACGTTAGATGGTTTGCAGCAGGCGAATCCAGCGGAGCAGATCGGTGCGATCACAGGTGATGCCGCCTTGAACAATCGGATAGCCCGCCTTGGACAATGCCGCGCCCCAACTGGGCAGCTCGTCATCGCTTTCGATGGGCAGCAATAGCTGCAGGGACCGGTCCGGTTCGTTCTCTCGCAATCGTACGGCAGGTGGCCGAGTCTTGGCCGACACCGCGACGCCAAAGAACGTGCGACTGTCGGACATGGCAACCGCGAGCGCCATCGCATCAGCCGCCGACGCTTCGCCTCCGGCGATCGCGCCGGGAGTTGCGATCCCGACGGCGGATTCCGCGATCGGATGCCGCTTCAAAACAGCCATCGCCATGCGGGATACCACATCGATTTCTTGAGGTTGCCAACGATTTTCTTCCGCGGGCGTGACGATGCAAATGACAACGCCTTGCGAGGCCGCGATGTCCATCCATGCTTTGAGCGATTCCTCGGGTGAGCCATCGCCTGGGGCGGACAACACGATCAGCAAACCCAATCGATCCGGTCCAGCGTCGGCGTTTTCCTTGGGTGCCAAGACGGCGGCCACGTTGGATACGTCGGGCAGCTTCATGGGCGTGATTTCCCAAGCCGGTTTCTTGTCCGCGTCTTCGACGGGTTTTTCAGCAGGTTTCCACATCGGCAGGGTTTCGGCAAAGGCTTTGCCTGCGATACTTGTTGGGACGATGGTGACCTGCTGTTCGCTGCCCTGACGTGAAATTGTCAACGTGACTTCTTTCTTGGGCTCGGCGGAGATCAGTTTTCGACGCAGGGTGTTCAGGTCATTGATCTCCGCATCATCCAGTTTGACCAACGTGTCACCGGTCTGCAGTTTTCCGTCGGCAGCAGATCCGGGAACAACGTCGTCGATAACGATGTCGGCAACGGCGTCTTCGGAATCAGATGAGTCGTTTTCGGGCGGATCATTTTCGGGTGAATCGGCGGGCGTTGTTTCACTGACCAGAACGCCCAGTCTCTGTGGTTGCAGGGGCGGGATGGTTTCCGCCAACGTGACTTCGACGTCGGATTCCGTCTTGTCGCGGCGGTACTGGATCTTGATGACTTCGCCCGCATCAAACCGCCCGAGGACTTGGCGGATCTCTTGGAAACGTTTGACTGGAGTGCCATCAATGGCGACGATCACGTCACCGGATTTCAAGCCGGCATTCTCGGCGGGCGAACGTGTGCGAACGGCGGCCAGTTCGGTGCCATTTTTGTACGGGTCGTTGGTTTTGGGAACGATGCCGATCAAACCTTTTCGGATGTCGGTGCCGTCGATCATTCGATCGAGTTTTCGTTTCAGCACATCGGTGGGAACGGCGAATGCAATTCCCGAGTCATACCAACTGGTGGCATCGGGAGCGCCGCCTTCGGCGACGGCCGGGATCAAGACGCCGATCGGTTTTCCGTACAGGTCCACCAAGACGCCGCCGTAGAAAGATGGCGAAACGCGCGCGTCGGTTTGCAACGCGATTCCGTCAAGTCGCTCCACGGCGCTGAGGATTCCGCTGCTGACCAGTGGCGATTGCGAGGGACCGTAGCGTCCGGTCGCGACCACCGTGCTGCCGATCGTGAGGTCCAGCTCGGCGGGCAAAGTCAATGCGGTGAGTTCTTTGTCGGTGGTGATCTTCAGCAGCACGAGGTTGCGATGCCAGTCCCGCGAGACGACTTTCGCGGCGTGGCGTGAACCATCGGGCAACACAACCAGCACGCTCGCCGATGGGCGACGCAGCACGATGTCGGAGCAAACCACGTAACCGCGATCATCGACGATGAACCCGCATGTGGGAGCGTCCTTTTCCAACTCACTCTGATCGTCTTGGCTGGTCACGTCCGACGCATTGACGATCTCGATCGTCACGATGGACGGCAGGACTTCGTTCGCCGCGTCTCGAACCGCCCTGGCCATCGCGACACGCAATGTCTGTGGGTCAGCTGATTGCGCGATCGACAGTACAATGAATTGGCATGCGAAGATCACGCAAGTAAACGCGAGTGCGATGCGCAGTGGTTTGACGATGCGATTCATGAATGGAACAACTACCGCGGAGGGGAACGCACAGCCATTTATTTTGGCTGTACAGACAGGTTATTTTGGCTGTACGGACAGGGGCAAAATTTCTGTGTCACGTTGGACGGTCAGCTCGACATTGTCTCGACGATCAATGCGACGCAACATTTCGATCAACGACGCTTGACTCTTGACACGCTGTCCGTTGAGCAGCAGGATCAAATCGTCCGGGCGGACGTCGACGGATGCGGCCGGACCACCGGGGACGACCGCGTCGACGAAAGCCGGCGTGGACTCGAGCACGTTGGGCACCAGGATCAGGCCAAGCGTTTCGAGGTTGTGAGAACGCTCGCGTGGCAACATCGGTTCTTCGCTGCTGGCCACCGAAGTGACTTTGCCCGAGATGATGTCCCCGATGACGCTTCTCAGCTCGCTGGCGGGCAAGGCGTAGTTGAGCCAAACACCGGTGGCGCTATCACGCAACTCTTTGCCGAGCATGCCGACCAGGTTTCCCGACACGTCGACCACCGCACCGCCGGCGGCACCCGGATTGTTTGCGATCAAGTCCAACACCAGCACGGGGCCGCGATAGGTTGTTTTGAAGGTTCCGCGTCGCGCGTCCAGCGGTGAGATCGATGCAATGATGCCCTGCATCACACTTGCCGGCTCATCTCCGCTGGCGATGCCAAAGAGATTACTGACGGCCAAGATCGGGTCGCCCCACGTGACATCGGTTTCCTTTGAAACGGTGAAATAGGGCAAGTCGCTGGCGTCGATCTTCAGGACGGCCAAATCCAGCGACGGTTGAAAGCCGACGATCTCCGATTCGAACCGACGCCCGTCGTCGAGCACCACAACGGGTTCGACGTCCAACACGTAACTCCAAGCCGTTGCGATGTGCCCGTCGGGTGAAACAAAAAATCCACTCTGATAGGCTTCCAATCCGGTCAAGCCGCCCGCACCGTAGATTTTCACCACGCGTTGTTGGGCTTCACGCGACGGGTCGGCCAACGTTGGCTGAGACGCAGGGTCCTGCTTGGCCTCGTCTGCGTTTGTCTTTGCCGAAACAATTTCTTGGGCCGTTGCAGGCGTTGCCATGAACAACGTGCAGGCGAGCGTCCAACAAAACGCGAGGAGCAACGAAAGGCTTGATGACGAACTAGGTAGTGGGTTTCGCCAGAACCCCTTTCGCATCCAACGTCTGGCGAAATCCAATCGAACGACCATTGACCGTTGGTTCCTAACGTTGCAAAGCGTGATCATGGACCGACGTTTCATGGGGTCACCTCTTTGTCGGTATCCGCTGCGGCATCGATCGGCTTAGTCGGCTCGATCGGCTCTGTCGTCCATGAGTCGATGTTCAGGGAAAGTTCGTTTTCCAATCCGTAACGCAGATCAAAGCCGGCGATCTTGTCGCCCTCGTAACGCACCCACAGCTCCGCGGGGTCTTCGTCGCGATCCGCTTGGACCTCGATGCACTCCAGTCGCATCGTGTCGGGATGGTACAACCAGCGAATCTCCATTTCGCCATCGATGCCGACAAAGCAATGACGCAGGGGACGCTCGCCGCCCAGCGGCATGGTGCCCCAGTAATACGATTCGCCGAAACGTTTCGGGCCGTCGCGAAGCATACGCCGCCAAGCGCTCAATGCAGGCAGGATGCCGCCGACGGTTTGGGCATCGACGCCGTTGTAGAGATCGGCTTTGGTCCTGCCTTCGATCGCAGTGCTGCCGACCAGCATCGCGTAGCGTCCCGGTTCGATTCGAATATTGACGGGCTGCTGGGCGCCGTCGGCGTTCTTGCCTTCAATGCCTTTGCCTTGGATCACCCACGCCAAGTCATCCGTCGCGTTCTCGACCGGAGCCGACTTGCGGAGCGAATCGATGAACTCGGTCTGCAACATTTCGTTGAAGTGATAGTTGGCGTAGCCGTGTCGAGCGGTGATGAGTTCCTCGACAGCCTTGGGAATGGCGGCACCTTTCGAGGGAGCATGCGGATTTGCGTCGCGTCCACGATTGGGAGCGTTCTCACCGTCGTTGTCACCTTCGCCCTTGTTCTCGCCTTCTCCCTCTGGGCCTTCTCCCTCTGGGCCTTCTCCTTTTTCGTCGGGCGATTCTTCGATCGGCGGAGGCGGCGGCAACGCGGATGCCATCTTCTCCAGCAATTCGTCTTGCAAGTGAACGCCCATCAGGCGAACCAGCGTTTCGGTCGTGCGTCCTTCATTTTGCATCACCAGTTTGACTCGCCAGCCGCTGGGCAGAGTTCCCAAGACGTTTTGAACATCGTTGGCCGTGGTGACGGGACGTCCATCGATTTCGATGATCTCGGAATCGTATCTCAAGCCACGTCGGAACGCGTCGCTGGACTCCAGGATGTTGCTGACCACGACGCCACCGTCGGGATCGGTGGTCACCGTCGCACCGAGCGTGGCGTGATCCACGATGCGACCGCTACGCAGGCAACCGAGAAAATTCTTGGCTTGATTGATCGAGATCGCGTAGCCGACTCCCACGTTGACTCGTCCACGTTTTTCAAAGGATGCACGTCCGACGATTCCCAACAAGTGCCCTTTGGCATCGTAGATTGGGCCGCCTGAGTTACCTGGGTTGATCGACGCATCGGTCTGCAGGCAGTCCGCGTATTCCAACAGCGTGCCCGAGGGATACTGATAACGTCCGACCCCGCTGAGGATTCCCCACGTGACGGTCGGCTGCAGATTGGATGCCAGCAAGAACGGATTGCCGATCACCATGCACCAATCGCCCGCGCGAGCGTTCAAGCTGTTGGCGATCGTGGCGTAGGGAAAGTCATCGCGTCCCAGCAACCGGATCATGGCCAAGTCACCGACAGGGTCAATGCCGACCAAGACCGCGTCATAGATGTTGCCGTCGCTCAAGCCGCAACGCATGAAGGTGCCGGCCGGGCTGGTGACGTGAAAGTTGGTCAAGGCGTAGCCGTCCGGTGAAATCAACACGCCGCTACCGCCACCACCTCCACCGGGAACAAATACGCTGACCGCAGATGGCCTGGCGACGTTGATCGCCGCAATCCTTTCTTGCTCGGCCGACTGAACCAACGGGTCCAAAGTGATTTCTGCCCGGGCAGTGCCAGAGGCCATCAGATGGCAGAAAAGCACAGCGAGGCTACACGCAAGGAACGCACGTTGTTTTGTTTTCAGCAGCATCATTTCAACAGCCTTGGTCGAATGATTCGGACCAGATCGCCGACGTCGCCGTCGTCGGCAGGATCGATTTCGATGCGAACACGCTTTGCATCATCCAGCGGGATTTGAAATCCGAGTTGTTCAGGGTTCGTCAACTTTTCCTCCCAGGCGACTTTACCGTCCAGCGAGATGCGAACGATGACTTGTCCCGCTGATGCGACTTGAGACTCGCGTCGCACCGCACCAGCGAGCGTTTGGTATTCACTGCCGAGTCGATACTCGACGGCCGCTCCGCCACTGATCACCAAGTCATCTTGTTCGGATTGGGGTTCGAACCACGCCGCCAACGTTTTGCTCGGCAACGCGGTGCCCACGTATGGCTGATAGCTGGACTCCGCACTCGCTTCACGAGCGAGCAGTTGCTCGCCTGTCCCCCAAGACATCGACTTGAGATGCTTGAGCGGCAGCTCGTGTGTGATCGAGTCGGTCAAACGCAATCGCAAAGGTTCACCGGTGGCGCTGGGAGCAAGCGACATGACCTGCCATGTGGAGCCATAAACGTCGGTGACCTGAATCTTGGCCGAGGGCGAATCTGACGCGGTGCCGCCAAAGACGATTCCTTCCAATCGAGCCAAAGGTGCGTTGATCTTGTCACCATCCAAATCAAAGATCACTTCGCCCGACGCTAGGCCTTCAACGACACCGCTGATGGGATCCAGTTTGTCTCCCGGGCGCAGGATCACCATCACGTCTCCCCGCGATTCAGCTTCCGTGATTCCCAGCCATTGGGCATCGGTCGTCACCGCCGAGGGACGAAAGCGAATCGAAGCGACTTCCGCGACCGGAACCTTCAGCGGTTTTTGTCGGCGAGGCTCGATCGTCAACTCGCTGCCGGACATCGAGAAATCTTGGGCCGCGATCACGCTGCCGCTTCGCAAAGTCGCCCGCATCGCCGGCCCCGTCAGCCCTTCGTCGATGACCAGCGGTGTGACGGCGGCAAGAGCGTCGTAGGAAAATTCTTTGACGCCATCGGCTTGCTCGATCGTGATGAACGCCTCGTTAACCGTCGTCAAATCGCCCGTGACGGTATGCCCGGTCAGGGTGGTGACGCGGACGGGCAAGACCGCGGCCGCGAGTAGCGCCGAGCAATGAAACAACACCGACGCGAGAGGACTGATGATCATTGCGGAAATGAGATCCGGAATCGGGGAGAATGTGTTCGCAGTGCACCACACACGGCGCTTCACATTGTAACACACAAAGCAACAAGCCCGGCTTTGGAGAAGCCGGGCTTGATGGCAATGGTCGGGCCGGTGGAGGATGCCTGGTGGAGAAGCTACCGCGTGACTTCGCCGATCAGGCCGGCGATCTCGATCCGTTGAAGGGATCCGAATGCTTCTGGCTCCCAGGCTTACTCTCTTACTCTGCGGCAGCTTCCTCGGCGGGAGCTTCTGCTGCAGGAGCGTCCTCAGTGGGGGCTTCTGCTGCAGGGGTGTCCGCTGCGGGGGCTTCTGGCGTTTCCGCCGCTGGGGTTTCGCTGCCGGCAGTCGTGTTGCTGCCAGTGGTGTTGCTGCCAGTGTCGGCGGTGTCCGTGTCGGTTGCAGTAACTGTGTCGCCGCCGGCTGGAGCCGGTGCTGGGCGGTCTGGCTGGCAACCGGTGGTGACGATGCTCAACAGGGCGACGGCCGTGAATCCGAGTGCAAATCGCTGGATTGCTTTCATGATGGTCTCCGAAGGACAATTGTGGTGGTACGAGGCGTCAGCGATTCGTTGCACCGACGCGGGAACAGAAATGCAGTGTTAGGGAAGTCCGCTGGGTAGCGACGTCACCTGGATGTCGAGGTGAATTGCGTCGCCCGACTGGGCGTGTATCAGCACTCGACGCCCCCCATCTTTCATCAAAACCACATCGATGACCATCCCTTGTGCGGGTCGAAACCCGCGGAAACTCTAACGAATAGCACTTCGGGAGCCAAATAATCCCTACCAACCCTCCTCCGAATGTGAATTGCCCCCTGTTTTGACCAGAGCGAATGCATCTCCCCTGCGTACTCCGCCGACCTTTTCCCCAGGGCTCGTAGATAACGGCTCGTTGATCGAGCAAATCAATCTGCACCCAGATTCTGCGGGTGTTCGGTATTTACGGGTGTTTTTACCCCCAATGTGATTTGGCTAATTGATTCGAAAAGTCGGTAATTCCTATGAAAACGCAATGGCTCGCCACTTTATTGGTCACGACGGCCCTGTTTGCCGGTCAATGCGTCGCTCAGGATCTCGACAGCAGCGACCCATTTGCCACACCGGGTGACGACGCGGCGGCTGCCACGTTTGAGCAAAGCCAACCCGCCGGCAGCGGAATCTTCGGCCCCGCTGAAACGCGAGTCAGCAACTCGAGCGTCATCACCAGCAAACCGACCGTTTCTGAGCTGCGACAAGCTCGAGCGATGTACGAGTCTCAGCAGCGGATGGCCAGGCTGGAGCGAAATCGCTGGATGGGCTACGACCCCCACCGCCCAAACTGGGCGTCGGTGCACATGATGCAAAGCCGATACTCACGCCCGACCGTCTACATCCCAGTCTATGTCTGGTAACGTTCGCGTTAGTGCCCAACGCCCGATTGAAAGTCGTGATTCGGCGTAAATCCCGCATTGCAAGCGTTTTCTGAACCGGCTCCACGCCCCGTCATGAACCAGTCCGCCTGCCACCTGTGCGGGATAGGCCTGTTTTAGAGAGGCGAAATCGAGTATTTTAGAGGGGCGTTGTGGTGAGCCCCAATTCTGGGCGCGGAACCCGGCGTGTACTGAGTGCCAGCGTGTATCGGGCGGGTAGCTGTTGAGTTTTTTACTCGGCAACTGGTTGCCAATCACGTTATCCACCACGGGCTCGGTCTTATATTCCTCCCTCCGAGTTAGGTTCCCCTGATGGCGGCTAGCGAAGCAGAAACTGAAAACATCGAATTCAAGATCTCCGAGAGTGATCAAGACCAAAACGGCTTTGTCAGCATTTGGAATATCGCCTCGGCAACCTGTGATGGCGACGTGGAAGCCACCCGTTCGCTTGCCTCCAAGCTGTTGAACTTCTTGTGCAAGCGGGACTGCGATTTCATCGTCTGCAGCTCAGCGGACGCCGAGTACCTGGACCAGAAATTCGAAAAGGACAAGAAAATCCTTTACGATTGGAAACCAGAGAGCGAACACGTGGACATCTTGGCACAACATGCCGAAGTGCCCGCCAAAGCGTTCATGTCGTTCCTGGCGACGCACAAGTTCAATCCCGATACCAAGTACAACCCGCGTCGTGCGGATCGAGTG from Stieleria varia carries:
- a CDS encoding ThuA domain-containing protein gives rise to the protein MLRVFAPMLLIAWISSSVLSAAQPDRLVFAVDDANAKRVVLVSGDEEYRTEETMPMLAKLLSKKHGFHCTVLFSLSADGSYIDPNNSQGVRGWDSLADADLMIIGTRFRTPSEEDAKYITDFLNAGKPVIGIRTSTHAFNGRGSFGDSISYGKFGLLVLGEQWVNHHGQHKREGARSVVVAENEKHPILNSVGEIFALSDVYGVTHLTDADSILLRAAVTQTLDPESPNVDGPKNDPMQPLAWLHPYVSDSGKKGNSFCTTAGASVDFLDADLRRLIVNAAFHLTGRDVPAKADVEFVDPFHPSFYGFIKEKSYFADRNMQPSDFDLGKPTEYPDPPGSPQWNAEAAKMQ
- a CDS encoding S1C family serine protease, with product MATPATAQEIVSAKTNADEAKQDPASQPTLADPSREAQQRVVKIYGAGGLTGLEAYQSGFFVSPDGHIATAWSYVLDVEPVVVLDDGRRFESEIVGFQPSLDLAVLKIDASDLPYFTVSKETDVTWGDPILAVSNLFGIASGDEPASVMQGIIASISPLDARRGTFKTTYRGPVLVLDLIANNPGAAGGAVVDVSGNLVGMLGKELRDSATGVWLNYALPASELRSVIGDIISGKVTSVASSEEPMLPRERSHNLETLGLILVPNVLESTPAFVDAVVPGGPAASVDVRPDDLILLLNGQRVKSQASLIEMLRRIDRRDNVELTVQRDTEILPLSVQPK
- a CDS encoding S1C family serine protease, encoding MMLLKTKQRAFLACSLAVLFCHLMASGTARAEITLDPLVQSAEQERIAAINVARPSAVSVFVPGGGGGGSGVLISPDGYALTNFHVTSPAGTFMRCGLSDGNIYDAVLVGIDPVGDLAMIRLLGRDDFPYATIANSLNARAGDWCMVIGNPFLLASNLQPTVTWGILSGVGRYQYPSGTLLEYADCLQTDASINPGNSGGPIYDAKGHLLGIVGRASFEKRGRVNVGVGYAISINQAKNFLGCLRSGRIVDHATLGATVTTDPDGGVVVSNILESSDAFRRGLRYDSEIIEIDGRPVTTANDVQNVLGTLPSGWRVKLVMQNEGRTTETLVRLMGVHLQDELLEKMASALPPPPPIEESPDEKGEGPEGEGPEGEGENKGEGDNDGENAPNRGRDANPHAPSKGAAIPKAVEELITARHGYANYHFNEMLQTEFIDSLRKSAPVENATDDLAWVIQGKGIEGKNADGAQQPVNIRIEPGRYAMLVGSTAIEGRTKADLYNGVDAQTVGGILPALSAWRRMLRDGPKRFGESYYWGTMPLGGERPLRHCFVGIDGEMEIRWLYHPDTMRLECIEVQADRDEDPAELWVRYEGDKIAGFDLRYGLENELSLNIDSWTTEPIEPTKPIDAAADTDKEVTP
- a CDS encoding PDZ domain-containing protein, translating into MNRIVKPLRIALAFTCVIFACQFIVLSIAQSADPQTLRVAMARAVRDAANEVLPSIVTIEIVNASDVTSQDDQSELEKDAPTCGFIVDDRGYVVCSDIVLRRPSASVLVVLPDGSRHAAKVVSRDWHRNLVLLKITTDKELTALTLPAELDLTIGSTVVATGRYGPSQSPLVSSGILSAVERLDGIALQTDARVSPSFYGGVLVDLYGKPIGVLIPAVAEGGAPDATSWYDSGIAFAVPTDVLKRKLDRMIDGTDIRKGLIGIVPKTNDPYKNGTELAAVRTRSPAENAGLKSGDVIVAIDGTPVKRFQEIRQVLGRFDAGEVIKIQYRRDKTESDVEVTLAETIPPLQPQRLGVLVSETTPADSPENDPPENDSSDSEDAVADIVIDDVVPGSAADGKLQTGDTLVKLDDAEINDLNTLRRKLISAEPKKEVTLTISRQGSEQQVTIVPTSIAGKAFAETLPMWKPAEKPVEDADKKPAWEITPMKLPDVSNVAAVLAPKENADAGPDRLGLLIVLSAPGDGSPEESLKAWMDIAASQGVVICIVTPAEENRWQPQEIDVVSRMAMAVLKRHPIAESAVGIATPGAIAGGEASAADAMALAVAMSDSRTFFGVAVSAKTRPPAVRLRENEPDRSLQLLLPIESDDELPSWGAALSKAGYPIVQGGITCDRTDLLRWIRLLQTI
- the infC gene encoding translation initiation factor IF-3, yielding MALARRNNQPENRDQTRINNNIRITPIRVVSETGEQLGVIPTEEALERAREAGLDLVEVAPNERPPVCRIMDYGKYKYDKNKKTNRHQTHTKTKEIRLRPKTGDEDIRTKIRRAEKFLEHKDKVQVSVLFRGREMAHIEEGRKVMEQVIELLSEHGKVETTPQQHGRRMICMIAPK
- a CDS encoding NPCBM/NEW2 domain-containing protein, which produces MIISPLASVLFHCSALLAAAVLPVRVTTLTGHTVTGDLTTVNEAFITIEQADGVKEFSYDALAAVTPLVIDEGLTGPAMRATLRSGSVIAAQDFSMSGSELTIEPRRQKPLKVPVAEVASIRFRPSAVTTDAQWLGITEAESRGDVMVILRPGDKLDPISGVVEGLASGEVIFDLDGDKINAPLARLEGIVFGGTASDSPSAKIQVTDVYGSTWQVMSLAPSATGEPLRLRLTDSITHELPLKHLKSMSWGTGEQLLAREASAESSYQPYVGTALPSKTLAAWFEPQSEQDDLVISGGAAVEYRLGSEYQTLAGAVRRESQVASAGQVIVRISLDGKVAWEEKLTNPEQLGFQIPLDDAKRVRIEIDPADDGDVGDLVRIIRPRLLK